The proteins below are encoded in one region of Legionella antarctica:
- the cpxR gene encoding two-component system response regulator CpxR, whose translation MNSNILIIDDDTELTDLLTEYLEPEGFNVVCVHDGENGVKKALNQVFDAIILDVMLPKLNGFEVLKSIREHLETPVLMLTARGDDIDRIVGLEIGADDYLPKPCNPRELVARLRAILRRTLKIPISRPIIEQHNIVVDCSKRHVTMAGKFLELTNAEFNILEMLIKSAGQAFSKEELTEYALGRKYTAYDRSIDVHISNLRNKLGDNPQGEPIVKTVRGFGYMFNA comes from the coding sequence ATGAATAGTAATATTCTCATCATCGATGATGACACTGAATTGACTGATCTGTTAACTGAATATTTGGAACCCGAAGGGTTTAATGTAGTGTGTGTTCACGATGGTGAGAATGGTGTTAAAAAAGCTTTAAATCAAGTATTTGATGCTATTATTCTTGATGTCATGCTTCCTAAGCTAAACGGGTTTGAAGTGTTAAAATCGATCCGTGAACATCTGGAAACCCCTGTATTGATGTTGACAGCACGTGGTGATGATATAGATCGTATCGTGGGCCTGGAAATTGGTGCTGATGATTATTTACCCAAGCCTTGTAATCCTCGTGAATTGGTTGCACGCTTACGAGCTATTTTAAGACGAACTCTGAAAATCCCGATCTCACGCCCCATTATAGAACAACATAATATTGTAGTAGATTGCTCAAAACGCCATGTAACCATGGCTGGTAAATTTCTCGAATTAACTAATGCTGAATTTAATATATTAGAAATGTTAATTAAATCAGCTGGGCAAGCATTCTCAAAAGAAGAGCTGACTGAATATGCACTAGGTAGAAAATACACCGCCTATGATAGAAGCATTGATGTTCATATCAGTAATTTAAGAAATAAATTAGGCGATAATCCACAAGGTGAACCCATAGTAAAGACAGTCCGGGGGTTTGGATACATGTTTAATGCGTAG
- the deoC gene encoding 2-deoxyribose-5-phosphate aldolase encodes MTLEAHLNSVLEHLIADAVSSGISIDQLIQSMDLTLLKDNPSDEELENINQLAKNHPVASLCVYANHLYKFNLPSGFNFATVVNFPHGNNDLNSCIKEIDQSLILGVKEIDYVFPYQMYLADNKHEALNQCRAIAQSCKQYGLTLKIIMETGAFSDIGSIYQLSVKLIDMGCAFLKTSTGKIAQGASLSAVFAILSAIKDSEKKCGVKISGGIKTPKQAREYAYLAELVLNKKINKDWFRLGASSLLDEFLKSR; translated from the coding sequence GTGACTCTGGAGGCTCATTTAAATAGTGTTTTAGAGCATTTAATCGCAGATGCTGTCAGCTCAGGTATATCCATAGATCAATTAATACAATCTATGGATTTAACGCTGCTTAAAGACAATCCTTCGGATGAAGAACTGGAAAACATAAATCAGTTAGCTAAAAACCATCCAGTTGCATCGTTATGTGTTTATGCTAATCATCTTTACAAGTTTAATTTACCATCAGGATTTAATTTCGCTACAGTCGTTAATTTCCCGCATGGAAATAATGATCTAAATTCCTGCATTAAAGAAATAGACCAGTCTTTGATTCTTGGAGTCAAAGAAATAGACTATGTATTTCCTTATCAAATGTATCTTGCTGATAATAAACATGAGGCATTAAATCAATGCCGAGCTATCGCTCAATCCTGCAAACAATATGGACTTACCTTAAAAATTATTATGGAAACAGGGGCTTTTTCTGACATCGGATCTATTTATCAACTAAGCGTTAAGCTAATAGATATGGGGTGTGCTTTCCTCAAAACTTCAACTGGAAAAATTGCACAGGGAGCTTCATTATCTGCTGTATTTGCTATTCTAAGTGCTATTAAAGATTCTGAAAAAAAGTGTGGTGTTAAAATTTCTGGAGGAATTAAAACACCGAAACAAGCCCGAGAGTATGCTTATTTGGCCGAATTAGTATTGAACAAAAAAATTAATAAAGATTGGTTTCGTCTCGGTGCCAGCAGTCTTTTAGATGAATTTTTAAAGAGCAGATAA
- a CDS encoding purine-nucleoside phosphorylase, with product MTNPATQNSYPHLAADYIRNLLPSFKPTVGVVLGSGLGKFAEELEDAVSISYEDLPGFPKVTVQGHGGTLSLGYWQGVAVVCLQGRAHTYEGLENYDTVKNYIRTLKVLGCSYFIATNASGSLREDVGPGELMLITDHINLQPGNPLIGPNDDEFGPRFYPLDNAYDKTMCTDLLAIAQKNSIKLSQGVYISVLGPHYETAAEIKAFKILGADAVGMSTVPEVLVANHCGMKVAVIAMITNYATGLSKTSHSHEAVVNMAASAAEKLNTLMKQFILELA from the coding sequence ATGACTAATCCTGCAACACAAAATTCGTACCCTCATTTAGCGGCAGATTATATTAGAAACTTACTGCCATCATTTAAACCAACAGTGGGCGTTGTTTTAGGTTCTGGATTGGGAAAATTTGCCGAAGAATTAGAAGATGCTGTTTCAATAAGCTATGAAGATCTTCCGGGATTTCCTAAAGTGACAGTTCAGGGACATGGTGGAACATTAAGTCTTGGCTATTGGCAAGGTGTGGCTGTAGTTTGCTTACAAGGTCGCGCACATACTTATGAAGGCCTTGAAAACTACGATACAGTTAAAAACTATATAAGAACCTTGAAGGTTCTCGGATGTAGCTATTTTATAGCAACCAATGCATCAGGATCATTAAGAGAAGATGTTGGTCCAGGCGAGTTAATGCTGATTACAGACCACATAAACTTACAGCCCGGTAATCCGCTCATTGGGCCTAATGATGATGAGTTTGGACCTAGATTTTATCCCTTAGACAATGCATATGATAAGACCATGTGCACTGATTTATTAGCAATTGCTCAAAAAAATTCAATTAAATTAAGTCAAGGCGTCTATATTTCTGTACTGGGCCCACATTATGAAACTGCCGCAGAAATTAAGGCTTTTAAGATATTAGGTGCTGATGCTGTAGGAATGTCCACTGTGCCAGAAGTTTTAGTAGCTAATCATTGCGGTATGAAAGTTGCGGTTATTGCTATGATAACAAATTATGCAACTGGTCTTTCTAAGACAAGTCATAGTCATGAGGCAGTAGTCAATATGGCGGCCAGTGCTGCGGAAAAGCTTAATACTTTAATGAAACAGTTCATTTTAGAATTAGCGTGA
- the cpxA gene encoding two-component system sensor histidine kinase CpxA: MRSLYWKIFVSFWLATILIIFTTAWVTSQIAKKSSQPAREQVFMDSYANAAVATFESGRRLALLKWLNQIGISRHMSIYLLSSTGEIVGAQAPPENVKKVAENLIKDQLSEGIFKSGKLIVSHEILSTSGKFYRLAAVSEKPISYYIEIPWAGLTIRLTLAIFISGLICYLLSLYLTQPLRTLGMAAKSIATGKLYTRVGHFRGHTKDEIAELSNDFDLMAEQLEALVSSKERLLQDISHELRSPIARLNIAIELARKKTKHLADNEFCRMELESSRLNVLIGEILDFARLDKSTTELRLTNTDLPQLLSEIIDDANYEFDNDSIRVIAQGIEHCHLLIDERLIHRAVENIVRNALHYSAADQKVTLSLRYNDTKDHIYIDVKDNGPGVPEDQLEKIFNPFYRVDTSRTKKTGGYGLGLAIASRAVALHHGEIFSKNIDNGGLLVRITLPVPPPLECKL; encoded by the coding sequence ATGCGTAGTTTGTATTGGAAAATATTTGTCTCATTTTGGTTAGCTACAATCTTAATTATTTTTACTACTGCTTGGGTTACAAGTCAAATCGCAAAAAAATCATCTCAACCCGCTCGAGAACAGGTTTTTATGGACAGTTATGCTAATGCTGCAGTTGCTACCTTTGAGTCAGGCCGACGCCTGGCTTTATTGAAATGGCTTAATCAAATTGGTATTTCGCGGCACATGTCAATTTACTTACTATCAAGTACTGGAGAGATTGTAGGTGCTCAGGCACCACCTGAAAATGTTAAAAAAGTAGCTGAAAATCTGATTAAAGATCAACTTAGCGAGGGTATTTTTAAGTCTGGAAAATTAATAGTCAGTCATGAAATTTTATCTACTTCAGGTAAATTTTACAGACTTGCTGCTGTAAGCGAAAAACCGATTTCTTATTATATTGAAATACCATGGGCAGGACTTACAATACGTTTGACTCTTGCCATCTTTATCAGTGGCCTCATTTGCTATTTACTGTCGCTTTATTTAACCCAGCCACTTCGTACTTTAGGCATGGCGGCAAAGTCAATTGCCACAGGAAAGCTCTATACTCGAGTTGGCCACTTTCGAGGCCATACAAAAGATGAAATTGCAGAGCTTAGTAACGATTTTGATCTTATGGCTGAACAATTGGAGGCTTTAGTTAGCTCCAAAGAACGCTTGCTACAAGATATTTCTCATGAATTAAGATCTCCAATAGCTCGTCTTAATATTGCTATTGAATTAGCTAGAAAGAAGACCAAGCATTTGGCAGATAACGAATTTTGTCGCATGGAGCTTGAGAGTTCAAGATTAAATGTTTTAATCGGTGAAATTTTAGATTTTGCCCGTTTAGATAAATCAACAACAGAGCTCCGATTAACAAATACGGACCTCCCTCAACTTTTATCGGAAATTATCGATGATGCCAATTATGAATTTGACAATGACTCAATTCGCGTCATAGCTCAGGGGATAGAGCACTGTCATTTACTTATCGATGAACGCCTTATTCATAGAGCGGTAGAAAATATTGTCCGTAATGCGCTCCATTATTCTGCTGCCGATCAAAAGGTTACACTTTCTCTTCGATATAACGATACTAAAGATCATATTTATATTGACGTTAAAGATAATGGCCCAGGAGTTCCAGAGGATCAATTAGAGAAAATATTCAATCCTTTTTATCGAGTTGATACGTCACGAACAAAAAAAACCGGGGGGTATGGCTTAGGGTTAGCCATTGCTTCTAGGGCAGTTGCCTTACATCATGGGGAAATTTTTTCTAAAAACATAGATAATGGTGGTTTATTAGTTCGAATTACTCTTCCTGTGCCCCCTCCCCTTGAATGTAAATTATAA
- the cdd gene encoding cytidine deaminase, with amino-acid sequence MNKITERMISEAYKVLPNAYAPYSRFKVASCICTDNDNLYTGVNVENSSYSLANCAESSAICNMILAGEQRIKSIVVVAENRLLCSPCGACRQRIHEFATTGTMVHMCNEHVVFQSSTIDNLLPLAFNFNP; translated from the coding sequence ATGAATAAAATAACTGAAAGAATGATCAGTGAGGCATATAAAGTATTACCCAATGCCTACGCACCCTATTCCCGCTTTAAAGTTGCATCGTGTATCTGTACAGATAACGATAACTTATATACTGGCGTTAATGTAGAAAACAGTTCCTATAGTTTGGCAAACTGTGCTGAATCATCTGCCATTTGCAATATGATTCTTGCAGGAGAGCAACGTATAAAAAGTATTGTTGTGGTAGCTGAAAATCGTTTATTGTGTTCACCTTGCGGAGCATGCAGACAACGAATTCATGAATTTGCAACAACAGGTACTATGGTACATATGTGCAATGAACATGTTGTCTTTCAAAGCTCAACCATTGATAATCTCTTGCCCTTGGCTTTTAATTTTAACCCTTAA